AGGTTGACGCTGTGCCTGGGTAACGCGGTTAAATTGGTACTTGCCAAAATCTTTTCCGCCAACCATTGCCTTAACTTCACCAGTACGGGGGTCAATAGCAACCATTGCCGCTTGCTTAAAGTTCTCCCAGCGTCCTTCATTTCGCAGTATTTTGGCAACTGCTTGTTCTGCGGCTTTTTGCCAAGTTGGGTTAATAGTAGTTTCTACCACTAAACCGCCACCCGCCAGCACATCGGGAGAAACATACTTGGGTAATTCTTTCTGAATGTAGGTGGTAAAATAGGGTGCTTCTACTTCCAATCGCTTCGGCAAACTGCTTTTCAGATTTATTGGTTCACTACTCGCTGCTTGCCTTTCGGCGGCTGTAATAAAACCATCTTCTTGCATTCGTTGCAACACCAGATTTCGCCGTTGTTTAGCGGCTTCTGGATTGCGATCTGGGGCGTACACGCTAGGTGCTGGGGCTAATCCGGCAATTGTTGCCATTTCTGGCAGCGTCAGTTGATCTACTGTCTTGCTATAGTATACCCAAGCAGCATCGCCAACACCGTAAGCTCCCGAACCCAAATAAACCAGGTTCAAATAACGTTCGAGAATTTGGTCTTTGGATAATTCCCGCTCCATTTTCTCTGCGAGTCGGACTTCTTTGAGCTTACGCAAAACTGTCTTTTCTTGTTTGAGAAAGAGAATTCGCGCTAGCTGTTGGGTGATGGTGCTACCACCTTCTACCACGTCTTGCGATCGCAAGTTATTCAAACTTGCTCTGACAATTCCCTGAAAATCTACACCATGATGTTGCCTAAATCTTCTATCTTCTGAGGCAATAAAGGCTTTTTTCAGCTTATCGGGAATTTGCTCTATATTTAACCTTTCTCTGGTCGCTTCTCCTTGCTGTTGCAAAATACTACCATCACTAGCTTTGATGGTCAGTGTTTGCTCGCGGACAACGACGTTTAGTTCAGATTTATCCGGCAAAGTGCGATCTATTGACCACACAGTATAACTGATGGCTACGATTCCACCACTCACACCCAAGCCTAACCAAAACAAAGGACGACGATAAAGCGGTTTATTGCCACCGGGAAGTTTAGCAATTATTCCAGATGATACACTTTTCACCTGGCTCAGTAACTGCTTTACCTTTGCCAACTTGCTTGGGGAAGTTTCATTTGTAGACTCCTCGCTGGGGTTTTGATTACCTTCAGGTATCAAATTGTGAGAGGATTCTTCGGTATTATTGCCGTGAGGCAATCCCGGTTTCTCTGTGTTTGTGTTACTCAATTTAGTTGATCGTTCCTTGAACCAGGATGTAAACTTCGCCACGTCATTTCCTCGCCCAAAGTAGTTACAAATTAACCACGATGAAAAAAATGGGATTAGCGCACCTCGTTTGTGTTAGTATAATATCTCATAAATAATTAACTGAATTAATTACGAAAGAATGTTTTTTGATAATTGGTGTATACACCAATTATTAGTATTGTTTGCGCCTCAATAAGATTAATGAACAGAAGTGCGATCGCTCTTGGTAGCAATCTGGGCGATAGAAGTTCAA
Above is a genomic segment from Tolypothrix sp. NIES-4075 containing:
- a CDS encoding transglycosylase domain-containing protein, with the translated sequence MAKFTSWFKERSTKLSNTNTEKPGLPHGNNTEESSHNLIPEGNQNPSEESTNETSPSKLAKVKQLLSQVKSVSSGIIAKLPGGNKPLYRRPLFWLGLGVSGGIVAISYTVWSIDRTLPDKSELNVVVREQTLTIKASDGSILQQQGEATRERLNIEQIPDKLKKAFIASEDRRFRQHHGVDFQGIVRASLNNLRSQDVVEGGSTITQQLARILFLKQEKTVLRKLKEVRLAEKMERELSKDQILERYLNLVYLGSGAYGVGDAAWVYYSKTVDQLTLPEMATIAGLAPAPSVYAPDRNPEAAKQRRNLVLQRMQEDGFITAAERQAASSEPINLKSSLPKRLEVEAPYFTTYIQKELPKYVSPDVLAGGGLVVETTINPTWQKAAEQAVAKILRNEGRWENFKQAAMVAIDPRTGEVKAMVGGKDFGKYQFNRVTQAQRQPGSTFKGFVYATAIASGKNPYDTYEDAPFVVDGYEPKNYSENFHGSMSMIEALTKSINIIAVKVLIDVGFEPTIKLAHDMGIKSSLKPTYSLALGSNEVNLLELTSAYGTFANLGLHTEAHGITRILNRQGKEIWKASYQPMQALDPESNAIMTWMLRNVVEDGTGRAAQLDRPVAGKTGTSDEARDLWFIGYIPQLVTGVWLGNDDNKPTWGSSGSAASTWHEFMEVAVKGMPVEKFPSRPKLEGRKGTIKAQRVKPNRIVNRPIQDDEDNSDDDSDNNRRRSQRVSSDNSDNSDNSDRPSRRRRYRSYSQENQQQQQDDTPRRSRRRYQQQNDDTPSPRRRRRYRSEESNSSSNNSSSESSRPRRRYRRVESDSSSSSSSPRRTRTSAPESNSRSSGSSNSAPTQSWRDRLRPSESSSEGN